From the genome of Mucilaginibacter paludis DSM 18603:
CAATACATCGTTTGCAGACATTACTACCTCGCCACTGCGGCATATTGCCGTGCATGTAGAACAGATACCCGCACGGCAACTGTACGGTATTTGGATATTATTTTGCAGCGCCGCTTGCAGTATAGATTGATTTTCGCCCACTACTAAATCATAGGTGGTTTTTTTTATATCAAGCTTAATAGTTCTGGGTGGGAAAGTGAGGCTGTTGGCTACTACGGATACAGTTTCGAGCACAAAGTTTTCTTTACGGATCTGTATAGGATCAAACCCCATATAAATCAGCGTAAGCCTGATCATCCGCATATAGGTGAAGGGGCCGCAAATTAAAAACTCGGCCGTGTTCGCTTCATGATGCAGGTGCTCACCAACCAGTTGTGCTACAACATCGTTATTTAAACGCTTGCCGGGAGAGTTGTTTTCGCTTACGCTGAAAAGATAAATTACTTTAAATCGCTTGGGATGTGCATTAGCGAGTAAGTTAAGATCATCATAAAACAACGCCGACCTTAAATGATGGCTGCTGTATACCAGGGTGATCTGACTATCTCCCGGCTGTGCTAAAATATGCTTGATCTGTGAGTAGCAAGGCGTGATACCGCTACCCGCCGCAAAAAAAAAGATATCTTTAGCCGCGATGTAATCGGTCACCGTAAACTTACCAGCTGGCGCTAAGGCATTCCAAACATCGCCTACCTGCGTTTTGCTAAGCAAGAAACGCGATATCTCGCCATTTTCCATTCGCTTTACCGTGATGGATAGTAAACTTTCGTTCGGCGACGAACTCAGCGAATACGACCGCCGGATCTCTTTTTGATGATGAGCAAAAATGAGCGTAATAAACTGTCCGGCCAGGTAAGTGATGCTGGCGCCGTTAAGCTCACTCAGAAAAAAAGTTGCCGTATCGCCGGTTTCCCATCGAATGGCTTCTACTTTGAGCTGGAGCATAAAACGTTAGGAAACTTTTAAAACTATTTTACCAAACTGGCTCGATTTTTCCATCTTGGTTATCGCTTCGTTAGCGTGTTCCAATGGGAATACCTCATCAACCACGGGCACTATCTGGTGCGTATCAACCATATCGAGCATGGCCTTAAACTCATCGGCTGTGCCCATCATAGACCCTAATAGTTGTAATTGTTTGTAAAAAAACTTTCGCGCGTTAAACGCTGGGAAATCTCCTGCTGTGCCGCCAAAAGTTACAATACGTGCGCCCGGATTACAGATATCGGGGAGTTTGGCAAAGCCTTCGCCCAAAGCACTGTCAATCACCACATCAAAGCCGCTGGCCAGGGCATGGAGTTGCTCAGCCCAGTCGGCATCTTTATAATTAACGCCTGCGGTGGCACCTAAACCTTTAGCCAGCGCTATCTTTTCGGCCGAGCTGGATGTTACGTATACAGTAGCTCCCGCAGCAACCGCCCACTGTATGGCAAAGCTACCTGTACCGCTGCCCGCGCCAACTATCAATACCTTATCCCCCGCTTTTAATCGCCCTTTGGTGAACAGGGCACGATAAGCTGTTAAACCCGCCAGCGGAATGGCCGCTGCCTGCTCCCAGCTTAAATGTGCAGGCTTGGTGTATAAGTATTCTGCCTTGGTTTTTACATATTCGGCAAAAGTGCCGTCCTCCGGCAGGCCAAGTATCTTAAAATCTTTACCCTGAAAATCGGGGTTATCGCCATAATCATGGCTCGGGTTAAGGATAACCTCTTTGCCTATCCAGGCCGCATCAACACCTTGGCCAACCTCGCTTACTATTCCAGATCCATCCGAACCTAAAATGGTTGGGTATTTAATGCCCGCGTATTTACCGATAGTGATCCAGTAATCGCGACGGTTTAGCGCGGCTGCTTTAATTTGAACCAGCACTTCACCGGCTTGCAGTACAGGTTTTTCAACTTCCTTTAAGGTGTTTTTTTCGTTAGCTTCGAGTACGATGGCTTTCATGGGTAGTGGTTATGAGTTATTTGCCATGCTATTGGCAAATGATAAGGCATTGTATGTATACTTAACAGAAAACTGTTTTAAAAAGAAAAACGGCAGAAGTTTAAAGTTCTGCCGTTTTAATAAAAAAACTAATTGCTTAAGCTATTGCTTTTTTGTAAAGATCGGCAACGTGTGCCCAGTTGATTACATTAAAGAAAGCTGCAATATAATCCGGACGTTTGTTTTGATATTTTAAGTAGTAAGCATGTTCCCAAACATCCAAACCTAAAACCGGGGTACCTTTTACTTCAGCAATATCCATCAGGGTATTGTCCTGGTTTGGGGTTGAAGTGATAGCCAGTTTTTTATCAGGAGTAACAATTAACCATGCCCAACCAGAACCAAAGCGGGTTGCACCGGCTTCGGAAAATTTGGTTTTAAATTCAGAGAACGAACCGAAAGTGCTCTTAATAGCTTCCTCTAATTCGCCTGTTGGCTCGCCACCACCGTTAGGTGTTAAAATGGTCCAGAAAAAAGTGTGGTTGTAGTGACCGCCACCATTGTTACGCACCGCTGGCGGAAATTTTGATATATTGTGGATGATATCTTCAATGGTGCTGCTTGCCTCTGGTTTGCCCTCAAGCGCCTTGTTTAAATTAGTAACGTAGGCCTGGTGATGCTTGCCATGGTGAATTTCCATGGTCAATTTATCAATGTGTGGTTCTAAAGCGTCGGTAGCGTAAGGTAACGCTGGTAATTCAAATGCCATGTGAGTTTATTTTTAAAGGTTAAATAATGTCTTGACAAAGTGTCGACACAAATATAAAGGCATGAAACCGTTTTTTGTTCAGATAAATGTTAACTTTTAAGCCTTTTCTTTCTAAAAAACTCTCGAACCAGCTCAGAACACTCATTTTCCATAATTCCGCCTGTAATTAAAGTTTTAGGATGGGTTATCTTTTGGTTCAGTCTGCCAAAACCCAGCCGGGTATCATAAGCTCCAAAAACTATTTTACCCACCTGGAACCAATACGATGCCCCCGCGCACATTACACAAGGCTCCATGGTAACGTATAAAGTACAATCGGGCAGATATTTACCGCCAGTGTAATTGGTGGCCGCCGTAAGGGCCTGCATTTCGGCATGTGCAGATACATCGTTCAGCCGTTCGGTAAGGTTATGGCCGCGCCCGATGATCTGCCCCTTGCAAACTACAAGGGCACCTATAGGTATTTCGTCTTCGGCCAATGCCAGCCTGGCTTCTTTAAGCGCCTCCTTCATAAAAAAGTCGTCGGGAGATATGGCAGGTATCTCATCGCTAAAATTATAATATCTCATTGCTGTTTGTTATCAGGCTGCTGTTTTAAGCGCCGTAGTTTTAATAAGATCGCAACCGCTGTTTTAAACCGTTAAATCAGTTTATGCCCGTTTGGTACAGGCTTATCAATACAGGCTAAAACAATATCCCCATTCTCGTCGGCGAAGCCTGTAACCAAAAACTCCGACATAAAAGTAGCTATTTGTTTTTTAGGGAAATTAATGACCCCCATAATTTGTTTACCAACTAACTCTTCCCTGGTATAATGCCTTGTGATTTGCGCGCTCGACCATTTAACGCCCAACTCGCCAAAATCAACCTGCAATTTGTAAGCAGGTTTCCGCGCCTCCGGGAAATCAAGCACAGTTAATATCGTGCCCGCGCGTAGTTCAACCTTTTCAAAATCGTGCCAAGTGATAGTTTCCATTCTTCAAAAGTATTAAAAAGTCCATAGTTGATGGTCTGTAGCCCGTGGTAAATTTTATAGGCGGCAATGATTTGGGCAGCCTTTAACAAGCCCCTTCCCGCGGCGACTGAGGTGCGCCGATGCTCTAAATTAAGAATACTGATTGTCGGAGCAAATAAGCACATTGACAATCAGCGCACCGAATATGATGCATACTTGCCGCTTTTAGAAGTTCCCTCCTCGCGTCGGGATGACATAATGGAGAGAAATTCAACATTGACAATCAACAACTTAACAGTACTCGATTATGATCCACTTAGAAAACTATTTCCCCGGAGCCCAATAATTACCCGATAAGATAATCATGTTGATCATTTTGATGCTGTTATCATAATAATCGAAGCCATCCATGTCAAATTTCAGCAGGTAATCCCATACATGGTTTAACCACACCTGATTTTTTTGATCAACCATGGCCGACACCGCGAAGGGGGCAATAAAACTCAAGGCCTCAAAATAGCGCCCCTTTAAATCATTCCCTTGCAGGGTATAACCCGCCGATATGTTATCCGGGTTCCCGTTGGTTGTAGTGCGTATCCAGGTGTTAATTTTATCCACTACGGCTTTTGATCGCTTATCGCCATACAAAATATAATCTGTAGCTATGCGCCAGGGCACCCGGCAAGCATTATAGTTATAGTAACCATCATACGGCGATTCCAGGTAGTGGGCGCGGGCGGGCACCGGTTTTTTATTAATGTGCTGGATAAAATCTGGAATCAGGCCCGCATCGGGGCTATACTTATGTTGCAAAAATTGAAACAGCGTGTAGTTACGGTCAACCACCTTATCCCAGCCTGCATTGTTGCTGGCTGTTTTAAATTCCCTGAAATGAGCAGGCATAAAATCTGACGAGCGCGTATCAAAATAATCCCGGCTATCATACTCCACCGAGTTGCTCAATATAACCGAGAAAGTTTTGGGGTTGATCTCCTGCTTCATGATGGAGGCGATCATCTGCCGGGCTTCGTCATGATAATTGATATCGCCTTTACTGCCCCATTGTTTATCGGCCAGCAATAACGAATAGGCAATATCCATATCACCGTCGGTTGCGCTGCTTCCGCTGATATCCTTACAGTTATTATTTTGTGCCCAGGCCATTAAATGTGGGTCGCGTTTGCTGGGGTGCGCCTTGTAATACTTAAAGAGGCCATCGTAGGTAGCTTTAGCTTTTTTATCATAACCCGCCATCAGCGCAACTATCATCATCCCGTAGCCTTGCCCTTCTGATACGGATTGCTTTTGGCCCGGTTTTTCAAACCAGACGTAATACTGCCCGTTATTACAGTTGGTATTAATGTAACGCGCTTTCCACAAAATATAAAAAGAGCGCACGCTGTTATCCAGCTCCTTTTGCGAAACATGGTTTGGCTTAATTACCCCATCAAAATAACGGACATGTTGTGGGAATGATCTTTTTGGATTTTGAGAAAACAAAGAACTGCTGAACGTTAACAGCCCAATTATTGTTATTAGTTTTTTGTAACGTAACATGGCTTAATCAGTTAATAACCGGAAGTAAATTCCGGCTATACAAATACATCGTTCCAAACATTTTTGTTTGTCAGCTTATAGGGCTAACACCTTATTCCAGATTTCTTCATCCACCGGGATGCCTTCCCTGATATTTTTTATTCGCGTTTTTAAAGTATTTTCTCCCGGATATGATATAGCTCCATCCTCTTTTTCGAGTCGGCTGGTTTTCGCATAGGCAATAATCTGCTCAATTAAGCGACTGGTAATATCCGTATCTGGCTGATGAATGCAGATAAATACCTGTGATACACCGGCCTCTTTCCCGCTTTCGGTAATCTTTTCGGTAGATCGACCCTGGCTCAAAATGGTCACCAATAAATCAAGCATCAGGGATAAACCCGAACCTTTCCAGAAACCGATAGGCAATATCCGTTTGGATTGTATGATATCCGTAGCATTGGTGCTGAGTTTTCCGCTATCATCATATCCTCCCGGCAAAGGCAATTCCTCGTTATTGGATTGATATTGCAAAAGCTTGCCAAACGAATATTGGGATATGGCCATATCCAGCACCACATGCCCTCCCTTACGCGGAACGGCGATAATTAAAGGGTTGTTACCCAATCGCGGATCGATGCCGCCCCAGGGTGGCACATTAGCAATGGTATTGGTAAAACAAATACCTATACAGCCTGCTTCGGCAGCCTGCCAGCCATATGTACCGCCGCGCATCCAATGGTTGGTGTTACGGATGGCAACACAGCCTATACCGTGCTCTTTAGCCAGGTCAATGGCTCTTTGCATGCAATGGGTGGCATTCAGTATACCGGGGGCAAGGTTGCCCTCCCATTGCTCTATCAAACCGATATGATTAGCCAGCGCAGGCTGTGCATCAACCTTGATCAAACCATCCTTAATTAATTCAACAAAAACCGGAAAGCGGTTTAAACCGTGCGTATAAACACCGTCGCGGCTATTTTCAGCAAAAATGTTGGCGCAATGTGCTGCACGTTCCTGGCTCATATTCAGTTTCAGCAGTACTCTTAAAAATTCAGAACGTAAAATTTCAAACGGTATTCTCATAGTGGATGTGATGATGCCTTTTAATAATAAAAAAGAAAAGCCCTTTGAAATTAAGTAAAGGCTTTACATTGAAACAATATATTGACAGATAAAGTATATTTTTGCTTTATGCTGGAAGGAAAAAAAATTGTACTGGGCGTTTGCGGCAGCATTGCCGCTTATAAATCCGCATTCCTGGTACGTTTGCTGGTGAAAGCCGGTGCCGAGGTACAGGTAGTAATGACGCCCGGTGCCGTGCAATTTATAACACCCCTAACATTAGCCACACTATCGAAAAAACCGGTATTGGTTGATTATTTTGAACCTGCTACTGGCGAATGGAACAACCATGTTGACCTGGGCCTATGGGCCGATATGATGATCATAGCACCGGCTACTGCCAACACCCTGGCTAAGATGGCTAAGGGCCTTTGCGATAATTTACTTACAGCAGTTTACTTATCGGCCAGGTGCCCTGTGTATATAGCCCCTGCGATGGACCTGGACATGTGGAAACACGGCGCTACCTTGCAAAATGTTGATCAATTAAAATCATACGGTAACTTATTTATACAGCCCGGCTATGGCGAGCTGGCGAGCGGCTTAGTTGGGGAGGGCCGCATGGCCGAACCGGAAGAGATTGTTAACTATCTTTCAGAAGAAATGAAAAAGGCGCTTCCGCTAAACGGACAGAATGCGCTGGTTACTGCCGGGCCTACTTATGAGGCCATTGACCCCGTTCGATTTTTGGGCAACCACTCTTCGGGAAAAATGGGCTTCGCCATTGCCGACGAACTGGCCAGGCTGGGCGCAGATGTGACTTTAATCTCGGGGCCATCGGCACAACAAAGCAGGCGCCAATCCATCAAACGGGTTAACGTTACATCTGCCGCCCAAATGTTGGATGCCTGCCGCCAGTATTTTAGCGACGCCCAAATTTGTGTAATGAGCGCGGCTGTGGCCGATTATACGCCGGTAACCGTAGCCGACCAAAAAATTAAAAAGCAGGCTGACGGATTTACCATCGAACTCAAAAAAACCACTGATATACTCAAGGTGCTGGGGACAGATAAGCGCCCGGGCCAACTACTGGTTGGATTTGCCTTAGAGACGAACGAGGAGGAGAAAAATGCCGAAGACAAACTGCAGAAAAAAAACCTGGATTTTATTGTATTAAACTCCTTGAACGATGCCGGGGCGGGTTTTAAAACCGACACCAATAAAATAACGATTATTGACCGTGACCTACGTAAAACAAGCTTTGAGCTTAAAACCAAAGAGGAAGTAGCCGCAGATATTTGCCAAAAGATTATTGAACTGATAAAAGGATGAAGAAGCTTGTTACCTGTATTGTAATATTATTAATCCTGGCCAACCTGGTTGCAGCCCAGGACTTAAATGCGCGGGTACAGGTACTTTCGCCTAAAATACAAACCAGCAATAAGCGGATTTTCCAGGTTTTAGAAAATGCCATTAAAGATTTTTTGAATAACCGCAAATGGAGCGCCGACCAGATTTTACCGCAGGAAAGGATTGATTGCAACCTGGTTTTAAACATTACCGCCTGGGACGGAAGCAGCAAATACAGCGGCGAACTACAGGTACAATCAACCCGGCCCATTTACGGATCAACCTATAACAGTACCCTGTTAACTGTGAACGACAAAGATTTTGACTGGACCTATACCGAGGGCCAGTTATTGGATTATAACGATCAAACTTTTCAAAGCAATTTAACATCGGTATTAGCCTATTACGCTTATGTAATTATAGGCATGGATTATGATTCGTTTTCTAAATATGCCGGCACACCTTATTTTGCCAAAGCCCAAACCATTGTTAACGCGGCACAATCGGCATCGTACAAAGGATGGAACGCTTTTGACAATAGCCATAACCGCTACTGGCTGGCCGAAAACCTCAATAACAAACGTTACCTTATTATCCGCGAGTTTAATTATAACTACCACCGCAACGGGTTGGACCTGATGGCGGATAATCCGGCAAACGCCCGCAAGGCTATTGCTGCCTTATTGCCCGATCTCTCGCAAATTGACCGTCAAAGTTTAGGTACTATGCTACCACAACTTTTTTTTACTGCTAAAAGCGATGAGTTTGTATCCGTATTTAGTGTAGCCGACCCTCAAACTAAGATGAAGGTCTATAATATTCTGAATGGAGCCGACCCATCCAATGGGAACAAATACCAGGCGCTCCAAAAAAATTAAAAATATATACGATTTGCGTAAGCACCGAATTTGTAATTTAGTATCCTCAATAAAGGGGATACTTTTTTATGCTTCAACAGCTCAAAATAAATAATTACGCACTGATTGATAACCTGGAGATCACCTTTAACCGGGGCCTGAACATCCTGACGGGCGAAACAGGCGCAGGTAAATCCATTATCCTGGGTGCGCTATCGTTAATATTAGGTCAGCGTGCCGAAAGCCGTTACTTTTTTAATCAGCAAAAAAAATGCATTATCGAAGGTACTTTTCACATCGGCGAGTTCCATATCAAGGCTTTTTTTGAGGATAACGACCTTGATTATGCTGCTGAAACCGTATTGCGCAGGGAAATATCGGCAGATGGAAAATCGCGGGCTTTTGTTAATGATACACCGGTAAACCTGAATACGCTGAAACAGTTAGGTGAGCGATTGATAGATATCCACTCGCAGCATGCCACTTTAGAAATTAATGATGCCGCTTTCCAGTTGCTGGTTATTGATTCTGTTGCCAAACATCCCGAGCTTTTAAATGAGTACCAGGTTACGTACCGCTTGTTCAAAACATCATCAGCCAAATTAAAACAGCTACAAGATGAAAGCGGGAAGGCTAAGTCGGAATTAGACTATCACCAGTTCCAGTATGATGAGCTGGAGAAAGCCAACCTGAGTGAGGATGAGCAGGAAAAACTGGAACAGGAGCTATACGCTTTAAACAATGCAGGGGATATTAAACGCAATTTATTAGGCGCTCATTATTTGATGCAAGAGGGTGAAACATCTGCATTGATCCAGTTACGCGATGCCGCCCACCAGCTATCTGCCTTAGAAAAATTTAACCCGCAGATACAGGAACTTAACCAGCGCCTAAACAGCACGGTTATTGAGCTAAGAGATATTGCCGCCGAAATTGAAAATATGGAGCAACGTACTTTGATTAATGAGGAACGTGTAGCTGAAATAAACGAACGCCTGAGCTTGATTTATGCCCTGCAAAAAAAGCACCGTGTAAATACCAATGCCGAATTGCTCCAGATTCAGCAAGAACTATCGGACAAGATACAACAGGTATTATTTGGCGACGAAGAGATCGAAGAATTGCAGCAGCAGATTAATCATCAGGCCGAAGTATTGAAAAAACTGGCCCAGCAACTGTCGGTTAACCGTACAGCGGCTATCCCTGTTATTGAAAAGCAGGTGCAGCAAACCTTGGCCGAGATGGGAATGGCCAATGCCACGCTGAAAATTGAAAATACCATTTCGGCTGAAAGCAATTTTGATCAGAATGGGATAGACCACATCCGCTTTTTGTTTTCGGCAAACAAAGGCTATACCTTATCCGAAATGAGCAAGGTAGCCTCCGGAGGGGAACTCTCCCGGTTAATGCTCAGCATTAAATCGCTCATAGCAAGCAATACCGCCCTGCCTACCATTATTTTCGACGAGATTGATACAGGGGTATCCGGCGAGGTAGCCAACAAGGTAGGCCAGGTAATGGAAAGACTTGCTGAAAACCTACAGGTAATTACCATTACGCACTTACCGCAAATAGCGAGCAAGGGCGACAGCCATTATTTTATTTATAAGGATGATAGCGCGGCTACAACTTATACCCGTATTAAGCCATTATCAAACAATGAGCGCGTTGTGGAGATAGCCAAAATGTTAAGTGGCAACAATCCTGGCGAAAGTGCATTGCAGAATGCAAAGGAATTACTGGCGGGGAGCTAAAGCTTTTAAAGTATCCGTCAGTAAGTTTTAAGCAGTGATCGCATATTTACGCCTGGTTGGAATGGAGTTATGATAATCTTTCTATCTCTTCTTTAGATAGCTTAGTAGTTTTGGCAATAAATTCGATAGACAGCCCTTCTTTTTTAAGTTCACTGGCGATGGTTAAAGATTTATTATATTCATCTTGTTCGATGCCTTGTTTTTTGGCTCTGTCCAATCTGGGTTTTCAAACGCCTGTAATACCGCGAAAAGCTCATTCCTCTCCGAATTTTGTCTTTGGGCGTTTGTTTATTTATAGTCGCCTGGCCATGTCCAATGCCAAATCAAATAACATATAAGTAAAAAAGAAATTTCACTTGGCAGTGGTTCTAATAAAAAAGAAAACGATAACTAATTGTATGATTAAATTTAAACTATCGGCCAATCCAATTGATAAGCTATTCTGGGAATTAAACGAAGAATTCGAGACTCATAAATATAATCTTCGCGGAGGTAGGCATCCCGGTTAAAAATATTTCATATTTTTAATTATTGATAAACACAAGGCATTCCTATGGGACTTTTTGATAAGCTGATAAACGAGTATATAGATATTATTGAATGGGTTGACCATACCAGCAACACCCTGGTATGGAAATTTCCCAGAGCGGATAATGAAATAAAAATGGGCGCCAAGCTTACCGTGCGCGAGTCGCAGATGGCCATTTTTATGAACGAAGGCAAAATAGCCGATATTTATGGCCCTGGTATGTATCAGCTTACAACACAAAACATGCCTTTACTTTCAACTTTAAATGGCTGGGTTTACGGATTTCACAGCCCCTTTAAGGCCGACGTTTATTTTGTGAGTACCCGGCAGTTTACCAATCAAAAATGGGGAACCCCGAATCCGGTTATGATTCGCGATGTCGAATTTGGACCTGTCAGGCTTAGGGCTTTTGGATCGTTTTCATTTGCGGTGAGCGATCCTGCGTTGTTTTTGAAAGAGATATCGGCAACAAATCCCGATTTTTTAACTGATGATATCAACCAGCAAATGCGCAACATTGCCATGTCCAGAGGCATGGATGCTATCGCTGCATCAAAAATAGCAGTGCTTGACCTTACTGCCAATTATACCTCCCTGTCCAACCTGATCACTGAAAAGATCCAGCCTGATTTTGCCGAGCTGGGCTTAACCCTGAAGAAATTTTTAGTCGAGAATATTTCTTTGCCACCCGAAGTTGAGCAGGCGCTTGATAAGCGCAGCGAAATGGGTGTTATAGGCAACCTTGGCGCTTATACACAGTATCAGGCAGCAAATGCTATTGAAGAAACCGCAGCAAACCCCGGCACCGGTGGCTTTGGTGCTACAGGTATGGCTATTGGCGCGGGGGCGGTAATGGCTGGCCAATTAAGTAACGCGTTTCAAGCAACACAATTTAATAACCAAACAGCTAATTTAAACCAGGCCCAAACACCTCCGCCGGTACCTGTGGCGGTTGATTATTTTCTGGCTGTTAACGGTAAATCGGAGGGGCCTTACAATATTGGCCAGTTAACCGGGATGATTGATAGCAATAGCATGGTATGGAAAAAAGG
Proteins encoded in this window:
- a CDS encoding ferredoxin--NADP reductase; the encoded protein is MLQLKVEAIRWETGDTATFFLSELNGASITYLAGQFITLIFAHHQKEIRRSYSLSSSPNESLLSITVKRMENGEISRFLLSKTQVGDVWNALAPAGKFTVTDYIAAKDIFFFAAGSGITPCYSQIKHILAQPGDSQITLVYSSHHLRSALFYDDLNLLANAHPKRFKVIYLFSVSENNSPGKRLNNDVVAQLVGEHLHHEANTAEFLICGPFTYMRMIRLTLIYMGFDPIQIRKENFVLETVSVVANSLTFPPRTIKLDIKKTTYDLVVGENQSILQAALQNNIQIPYSCRAGICSTCTAICRSGEVVMSANDVLTDQDLNAGWILTCTGHPATDDVVIEFF
- a CDS encoding quinone oxidoreductase family protein; protein product: MKAIVLEANEKNTLKEVEKPVLQAGEVLVQIKAAALNRRDYWITIGKYAGIKYPTILGSDGSGIVSEVGQGVDAAWIGKEVILNPSHDYGDNPDFQGKDFKILGLPEDGTFAEYVKTKAEYLYTKPAHLSWEQAAAIPLAGLTAYRALFTKGRLKAGDKVLIVGAGSGTGSFAIQWAVAAGATVYVTSSSAEKIALAKGLGATAGVNYKDADWAEQLHALASGFDVVIDSALGEGFAKLPDICNPGARIVTFGGTAGDFPAFNARKFFYKQLQLLGSMMGTADEFKAMLDMVDTHQIVPVVDEVFPLEHANEAITKMEKSSQFGKIVLKVS
- a CDS encoding superoxide dismutase, translated to MAFELPALPYATDALEPHIDKLTMEIHHGKHHQAYVTNLNKALEGKPEASSTIEDIIHNISKFPPAVRNNGGGHYNHTFFWTILTPNGGGEPTGELEEAIKSTFGSFSEFKTKFSEAGATRFGSGWAWLIVTPDKKLAITSTPNQDNTLMDIAEVKGTPVLGLDVWEHAYYLKYQNKRPDYIAAFFNVINWAHVADLYKKAIA
- a CDS encoding nucleoside deaminase; this translates as MRYYNFSDEIPAISPDDFFMKEALKEARLALAEDEIPIGALVVCKGQIIGRGHNLTERLNDVSAHAEMQALTAATNYTGGKYLPDCTLYVTMEPCVMCAGASYWFQVGKIVFGAYDTRLGFGRLNQKITHPKTLITGGIMENECSELVREFFRKKRLKS
- a CDS encoding tRNA-binding protein; amino-acid sequence: METITWHDFEKVELRAGTILTVLDFPEARKPAYKLQVDFGELGVKWSSAQITRHYTREELVGKQIMGVINFPKKQIATFMSEFLVTGFADENGDIVLACIDKPVPNGHKLI
- a CDS encoding glycosyl hydrolase family 8, with protein sequence MLRYKKLITIIGLLTFSSSLFSQNPKRSFPQHVRYFDGVIKPNHVSQKELDNSVRSFYILWKARYINTNCNNGQYYVWFEKPGQKQSVSEGQGYGMMIVALMAGYDKKAKATYDGLFKYYKAHPSKRDPHLMAWAQNNNCKDISGSSATDGDMDIAYSLLLADKQWGSKGDINYHDEARQMIASIMKQEINPKTFSVILSNSVEYDSRDYFDTRSSDFMPAHFREFKTASNNAGWDKVVDRNYTLFQFLQHKYSPDAGLIPDFIQHINKKPVPARAHYLESPYDGYYNYNACRVPWRIATDYILYGDKRSKAVVDKINTWIRTTTNGNPDNISAGYTLQGNDLKGRYFEALSFIAPFAVSAMVDQKNQVWLNHVWDYLLKFDMDGFDYYDNSIKMINMIILSGNYWAPGK
- the yiaK gene encoding 3-dehydro-L-gulonate 2-dehydrogenase — encoded protein: MRIPFEILRSEFLRVLLKLNMSQERAAHCANIFAENSRDGVYTHGLNRFPVFVELIKDGLIKVDAQPALANHIGLIEQWEGNLAPGILNATHCMQRAIDLAKEHGIGCVAIRNTNHWMRGGTYGWQAAEAGCIGICFTNTIANVPPWGGIDPRLGNNPLIIAVPRKGGHVVLDMAISQYSFGKLLQYQSNNEELPLPGGYDDSGKLSTNATDIIQSKRILPIGFWKGSGLSLMLDLLVTILSQGRSTEKITESGKEAGVSQVFICIHQPDTDITSRLIEQIIAYAKTSRLEKEDGAISYPGENTLKTRIKNIREGIPVDEEIWNKVLAL
- the coaBC gene encoding bifunctional phosphopantothenoylcysteine decarboxylase/phosphopantothenate--cysteine ligase CoaBC, translating into MLEGKKIVLGVCGSIAAYKSAFLVRLLVKAGAEVQVVMTPGAVQFITPLTLATLSKKPVLVDYFEPATGEWNNHVDLGLWADMMIIAPATANTLAKMAKGLCDNLLTAVYLSARCPVYIAPAMDLDMWKHGATLQNVDQLKSYGNLFIQPGYGELASGLVGEGRMAEPEEIVNYLSEEMKKALPLNGQNALVTAGPTYEAIDPVRFLGNHSSGKMGFAIADELARLGADVTLISGPSAQQSRRQSIKRVNVTSAAQMLDACRQYFSDAQICVMSAAVADYTPVTVADQKIKKQADGFTIELKKTTDILKVLGTDKRPGQLLVGFALETNEEEKNAEDKLQKKNLDFIVLNSLNDAGAGFKTDTNKITIIDRDLRKTSFELKTKEEVAADICQKIIELIKG
- the porD gene encoding type IX secretion system protein PorD, which encodes MKKLVTCIVILLILANLVAAQDLNARVQVLSPKIQTSNKRIFQVLENAIKDFLNNRKWSADQILPQERIDCNLVLNITAWDGSSKYSGELQVQSTRPIYGSTYNSTLLTVNDKDFDWTYTEGQLLDYNDQTFQSNLTSVLAYYAYVIIGMDYDSFSKYAGTPYFAKAQTIVNAAQSASYKGWNAFDNSHNRYWLAENLNNKRYLIIREFNYNYHRNGLDLMADNPANARKAIAALLPDLSQIDRQSLGTMLPQLFFTAKSDEFVSVFSVADPQTKMKVYNILNGADPSNGNKYQALQKN
- the recN gene encoding DNA repair protein RecN, giving the protein MLQQLKINNYALIDNLEITFNRGLNILTGETGAGKSIILGALSLILGQRAESRYFFNQQKKCIIEGTFHIGEFHIKAFFEDNDLDYAAETVLRREISADGKSRAFVNDTPVNLNTLKQLGERLIDIHSQHATLEINDAAFQLLVIDSVAKHPELLNEYQVTYRLFKTSSAKLKQLQDESGKAKSELDYHQFQYDELEKANLSEDEQEKLEQELYALNNAGDIKRNLLGAHYLMQEGETSALIQLRDAAHQLSALEKFNPQIQELNQRLNSTVIELRDIAAEIENMEQRTLINEERVAEINERLSLIYALQKKHRVNTNAELLQIQQELSDKIQQVLFGDEEIEELQQQINHQAEVLKKLAQQLSVNRTAAIPVIEKQVQQTLAEMGMANATLKIENTISAESNFDQNGIDHIRFLFSANKGYTLSEMSKVASGGELSRLMLSIKSLIASNTALPTIIFDEIDTGVSGEVANKVGQVMERLAENLQVITITHLPQIASKGDSHYFIYKDDSAATTYTRIKPLSNNERVVEIAKMLSGNNPGESALQNAKELLAGS